GGAGGCAGCGGGATCGGACAAGGCTGCAACTGGTTCGACCTTTTCCGGGGCGAGGGTGAGAGCGAGGAAGAGGAATAAGAGCATGGGGGCGTAGTCTGGCAGATTGGGAGTGCAGCGGTCAGTGACGGGTGAAACGCAAGATCTGCTATTCTCAGTCTGGCCAAGAGAGCTCTCGAGTGGGCATCGGATCGCTCTTTAAGGTCGCTGAAACGCAAGATCCTTCCCTCTGCGCCCGCGACCCGCAGCGAACGCGGGTCGAAAAGGCAAAACCGGGCGCGTCGCTCGGATGACAGTTGTGCTGGTGAAAGTTTGCAGTCCAGGCAGGGCGGCTTTGGCGGGAGTTCGTTGACTTCTCAGGCTCGTTAGGCTAGTCTAAAACCTTTGCGGTTCCGCAGTCGTCCGCCCCGAGTGTGTCTCTCTCAGCGAAGGGGCTAAGTCAGCGGTTCTTCTAGCGTTAATCATCTTGGGAGATTGAGATGTCTACTTATTTCCCCAAAGAGGGGGAAATTGTTCGGAAGTGGCTTGTGGTGGATGCGGCGGGGCAAACCCTGGGCCGGCTTTCCACGCGTGTCGCCCGCCTCTTGAGCGGCAAGGACAATCCGCGATTCACGCCGTTTATCGATACCGGTGATCACGTGGTGGTGATCAACGCCGAGAAGATCAAGCTAACGGGTCTGAAGGCGGACGAAAAGGTTTACCGGCGTTATAGCGGGTATCCGGGCGGGCTGAAGGAAGAGGATTTTCGCAAGCGTTTTGCGCGGAAGCCAGAACAGGTGGTCGAGGACGCGATTCTCGGCATGTTGCCCAAGACGAAGTTGGGGCGGGCGATGGGCCGCAAGCTGAAAGTCTATCGTGGCGAAAAGCATCCGCATCAGGCACAGAAGCCGGAGGCGGTGGCGATCGCCGGCTGATCACGGCGAGAGGGCGGAAAGATTTGAGAACCTCGAAGTCAGGTGGAAACGGTAAAGGCTCTCTGAAGCACCGTTATAATGAAGAGATAGTTTGGGGCGTCTGCGCAAGCTGGAAGTCCCCAAGAAAGTTGGAGCATGGCAGAACAAGTTGAGTATTACGGCACGGGACGTCGCAAGTCGAGTGTGGCGCGGGTGTTTCTTCGTCCCGGCAGCGGCGAGATCAAGGTGAATGATCATCCCTTCGATCAGTACTTTGTGACGGTGTCGCAGCGGGTGGAAGCGCGTCAGCCTTTGGTGGCCACCGACACGGCTGCGAATTTCAACGCGGTTATCACGGTTGCAGGCGGCGGCGTGAACGGGCAAGCCGGCGCGGTGAAGATGGGGATCGCCCGTGCGCTGTTGCAATTCAATCCCGAGCTGCGGAGCAAGCTGAAGGGTGAGGGATTCCTGACCCGCGATTCACGCGCCAAAGAGCGAAAGAAATACGGTCAGAAGGGCGCGCGCAAGAGATTCCAGTTCAGCAAGCGCTAACGGGTTTCGCCAGGCAGTATGTTCTGGTGTTTTGAGTTGAAGCTACGGTTCCAGATTCCGGGCCGCGGCAGGAGAAGTAAACAGGAATCGAATTTTCCCGTCCCTCCCAAGCAGTCAGGGGCGGGTGATGGGAATGTAATCCCGGCACCTCGAAGTCCGCTGGGATGCAATTCAAAAAGGAGGTTGTTTGGCTAACATCAGCATGAAGGAGCTGCTCGAAGCGGGCGTCCACTTCGGGCATCAGACCAAGCGCTGGAATCCCAAGATGAAGGAATACATCTTCGGGGAGCGCAATGGGATTTACATCATCGATCTGCAGAAGACGCTGAAGATGTTCAAAGAGGCCTCGAACTTCATTCGCGACCTGGCAGGGGAGCGCAAGAGCGTGATGTTCGTGGGCACCAAGCGCCAGGCGCAGGATGCCATCGCCGAGGAGGCCCAGCGTTGCAGCATGTTCTATATCAACCAGCGCTGGCTGGGCGGACTGCTCACCAACTGGGTGACGGTGCAGAAATCGGTCAAGCGGCTCAAAGAGCTCGACGAGATGGCCACCGATGGCCGTTACGAATTGCTACCGAAGAAGGAAGTGATCCGGCTGGAGCGCGAGCGCAAGCATCTGCAGGCCAACCTGGCCGGCATCAAGGAGATGACCCGTCTGCCGGACGCGATTTTTGTTATCGACTCCAATAAGGAGCAGATTGCGGTACGCGAAGCACGCAAATTGGGCATACCTGTGGTCGCCGTGGTGGATACCAACTGCGATCCCACGGAAGTGGATTACGTGATCCCGGGTAACGATGACGCTCTGCGCGCGATTCGGCTGTTTGCTTCGAAGATTGCCGATTCCGTGATTGAAGGTTCGCAGGCCGCGACCGATAAGCAAGTAGAAGACGTGCATGCGGCCCAGGCTGCGGTTGCGGCGGTGGCTGTGGCTGCCGAAGGTGAACTTCCCGAGGGAGCTGTGCTTTCCGAGTTTGCCGCCGAAGAAGAGGCGGGCGAAGACATCTCCATGGAAGACGTGCTGCGCGGAGGTGGGAAGAAACAGCCGGCCACGGCGGAGGCCGAGTCGGAACCGGAAGTCCGCCACGCAGAGCCGCAGACGCTCTAACGATAGCGCGTGGGTCTGCGACTCTGCCTTGGAAGATTGGGTTGCGTCGACCTCTCCTGTTCTGCCGATGGTTCCTGGGCAAGAGGAACCAGCAGTTGCGAGGCGCGGAATCGAATTGCTTCCCCGCCCATCTAATCCACAGGATTCATAGCTATTATGGGAACGACTACAGTGAACATCTCTGCCAATCAGGTTCGTGAGCTGCGCGACAAAACCGGAGCTCCGATGATGGACTGCAAGAACGCCCTGACCGAAGCCAAGGGCAACATGGATGAGGCGATCGTGCTTCTGCGGAAGCGCGGAGCTGCGATCATGCAGAAAAAAGCGGCGCGGGCGACTAGTGAAGGTTCGGTCGCCAGCTACATTCATGCCGGCGGCAAGATCGGGGTGCTGGTCGAAGTCAACTGCGAGAGTGATTTTGTGGCCCGCACAGATGATTTCAAAGAACTGGTGCACGATCTGGCCATGCACATCGCGGCCAGCGATCCGAAATTCATCCGCAAGGAAGATGTCACTCCCGAGGCTTATGAGAAGGAGAAGGACATCTACCGCGCACAGGCTGCGGCAACGGGTAAGCCCGCCAACGTGGTGGAGAAGATCGTGGAAGGCAAGATGGCAAAGTTCTACGAGGAGGTCTGCCTGTACGAGCAGCCCTTCATCAAGGACCAGACCATCAGCGTCTCCCAGCTTATCGGTCAGAAGATCGGCAAGCTGGGCGAGAACATTGCGGTGCGCCGCTTCGCCCGCTTCAAGGTGGGCGAGGCGGGCGCGACCATCGCCATCAGCACTCCCAAAACGCAGGATGGGAGCGACGGCGAAGCAGCGGCCCCGGTCGCGAAATAACATAGGACAGGCAATCCTGCCTGTCCGAGCAAACAGAAAGCGTCCCGCCCGGCCCTTTTTGGCCGGGCTTTATTTTTCGAGTTCGACAGGATGCTGAGCGGCTTACCGCGATCCGTGAACATGCTTGCAATCTGTGGCCGCGCTTTCTAGTTTGCGCACCCGCCCCTCCTCCCGCTAGACTGAACGCGAAAAGGAAACGGACATCACGCGTGGTGCAAGCTATCTTTAAACGAATCCTGCTGAAACTTTCCGGTGAGGCCCTGGCTGCCAATCAAGGATTTGGAGTGGATCCTTCCCGCATCCACGAAATTGCTGCTGAGCTGGCCGACGTGCATTCTCTCGGAGTGCAGATTGCCATCGTGGTCGGGGGCGGAAATTTCTTCCGTGGTGTGGCAGTGCAGGCCAAGAACATGGACCGTGTCTCCGCCGACCACATGGGCATGCTGGCCACGGTGATCAATGCCCTGGCGCTACAGGACGCGCTCGAGAAGCAGGGCATCTACACGCGCGTGCAATCGGCGATCGAGATGAACCAGGTAGCCGAGCCTTTTATTCGCCGGCGTGCCATCCGCCACCTGGAAAAAGGGCGCATTGTGATTTTCGCCGGCGGCACCGGGAATCCGTATTTTTCGACGGACACGGCGGCTTCGCTGCGTGCCATGGAGATTAAGGCCGACGCCATCCTCAAAGCCACCAAGGTGGACGGCATCTATGATGCCGACCCTATCATCGTGAAAGACGCCAAGATGTTCCCCAATATCTCGTATCTCGATATTCTGCAGCGTGGACTGAAAGTCATGGACGCCACCGCTATCAGCCTCTGCCGCGACAACAATCTGCCGATCGTGGTCTTCAACCTGAATCATCAGGGCAACATCCGCCGGGTGGTGCTTGGGGAGAGGGTAGGATCGCTGGTCAGCGCGTAGGTGCTGATGTGGGAACGGACGTCCGGTCCGTTCAGGTCGAGGCCGCAGCCTCGACGAATCCCTGCAACGTCTCAGGTATAATTTTCGCTCTTAGCACTCTGGGAGACATTTTCACTATGGCGCAGACAATGGCGGGGATCCCCGCACTGAAGGAAAGTTTCGGCCAGCTGAGGGGGCGCATGGATAAAGCGGTGGAAGATTTCCGCCGCGAGATGGCGGCGGTGCGCACCGGGCGCGCTTCGGTACACATGCTCGACAGTGTGCAGATTGAATACTACGGTTCCATGATGCCGCTCAACCAGGTGGCCCAGGTGCACGCTCCGGAAGCCCAGTTGATTACGGTGCAACCATTCGATCCCAGCTCGCTCCCGGGTATTGAGAAGGCGATCCGCAGCGCTGACCTGGGGTTGAATCCGATGAATGACGGGAAGATTATCCGCGTTCCAGTGCCGCCGCTCACGCAGGAGCGCCGCAAGGAGATGGTGAAACATCTTCACAAGGTGCTGGAGGATCACCGCACAGCGATTCGCAATGTCCGCCGGGATGGCAATGAGACCATCAAGAAAGCGCTGAAGGATAAGAAGATAACCGAAGACGAAGAGCGCCGCGCGCTGGAAGACATCCAGAAACTCACCGATGACGAAATCAAGAAGATGGAAGAGATGAGCAAGGCGAAGGAGAAAGAAGTACTGGAAGTGTAGCGGCAGATTCTGGCGATTGTGGGTATCGACTATGAGCGACATTATTGAGCGTCAGCGGGAGATCGTGGCCCGGCACATACGCGGCGAAAACGAGCATGACTGGGATGCGGTTTACGACACCTTTGTACAAGACAAACGGGCGCACTATGACGTTGTGCCTCTGGGCGCTAGCTTCCGGGGCATTGAAGGAGTCCGTGGTTTCTATCAGTCGATAGCCGCGGCGTTGCCGGACTTGCGCGTCGAAGTCGTCTCTGAGTTCGATGTGCCTGGGTGCTCCATCCGCGAAGTGGTCACCAGCGGCACTCACCGCGGTGAATTTGCAGGCATCAAGCCCCTGGGAAATGCGATTCGCATTCAGATGGCCGCGTTCTATACGTTTGACTCCGACTCTCGAAAGCTCGTCTCAGAAAAGATCTACTACGACCAGGCCAGCGTGATGGAGCAGATGCAACGCGGGCAGAACTCGGTAGTAGCCTAGAAGCTCTCAGCTGTCTCCTAATGAACCTCCGCGCGCTCAGCATGACGACCTTAGAATTCTGTCAGGGCTTATTCACGATTTCCACCTGTCCCAACAAGAAGGCGCAAGGGTAGTCCACCTCGCGTTTCTTTTCTTCGACAAGCTGCTCGCATTCGGCATCCATAATCCATGCGATCGCCGTGCGATGAAGCAGCGATTCAATCTACAGGCGCCGAGACTCCCTGCCGCAAGGAATCCCGACCGTGGATTCTGGCAGCAACCATTCTGGGTTCCAGCATGGCCTTCATAGACGGCACGGTGGTGAATGTCGCCCTGCCAGCTTTGCAATCCAGCCTGCATGCGAGCGTCGTCGATGTGCAATGGGTGGTTGAGTCCTACGGACTGTTTCTCGCCGCGTTGATCCTGGCCGGCGGGGTTCTCGGGGACATGTTTGGACGGCGTCTGATGTTCCTGCTGGGCGTAAGTATATTTGCCGCGGCTTCCATTGCCTGTGCTGTTGCCGCGACCATTAATCAACTGGTGATCGCTCGCAGTGTTCAAGGCGTAGGGGCAGCGCTGATGGTGCCAGGCAGCTTGTCGATCATCAGCGCGTCCTTTGACGGCGAGACCCGGGGGAAAGCGATTGGCACCTGGTCTGGCTTCACCGCCATTACCACTGCGATTGGGCCGATTCTTGGCGGCTGGCTGATCGAGCACGTCTCCTGGCGCTGGGTGTTCTGGATCAATATTCCGCTTGCGGCTGCAGTGATTGTCATTTCGTTGTGGCATGTTCCGGAAAGCCGCAACCCCGAGGCCCACGATGTGGATTGGCTCGGCGCGGTGACGGCCACGGTGGCTCTGGCAGGCCTGGTGTACGGATTGATCGATTCCAGCAGCCGAGGTTGGGGCCATCCCTTGGTATGGGGAAGCCTGATTGTCGGTGCCGGAGGCCTAATACTTTTTGTACTGCTCGAGGCCAGAGAGCGATCACCAATGGTTCCGCTGGGTCTCTTCAAGTCGCGGAATTTCAGTGGCGCCAACCTGCTCACATTATTTCTGTATTCCGCTTTGGGGATATTCTTCTTTCTCTTTCCCATGAACCTGATTCAGGTGCAGGGATATTCCGCGACCGCCACCGGCGCTGCCGCTTTGCCCGTAATTTTGCTGATGTTTTCTCTCTCCCGCTGGTCGGGGGGGCTGGTATCACGCTACGGCCCGCGGACTCCCCTGATTATCGGCCCGCTGATTGCGGCGGCAGGATTTGCGCTCTTTGCCGTTCCCTCGATAGGCGGGTCTTACTGGAGAACGTTTTTTCCCGGATTTTTGATTCTCGGTTTTGGGATGGCGGTCAGCGTTGCTCCACTCACTACGGCGGTGATGAGTTCGGTCGGTCAGGGTCGATCTGGCACAGCTTCGGGCGTTAACAATGCAGTCGCGCGGCTGGCAGGTGTGCTCGCCATCGCCGTCTTCGGACTGGTAATGATCGGCGTATTCAGCTCACGGTTGAATGAGTCGCTGGCGAAGGTGTCGATCCCGGAGCCTATTTCCCACGAGATTCAGTCGCAAGAAGTCCGACTCGCGGCGTTGACTCTGCCCGCCGGGCTCGACGCAAACACGGCCAAGGAAGTAAAGATGCAGATCTCGCGGGCTTTCGTCTCCGGCTTCCGAGCGATCATGCTGATATGCGCGACTCTGTCGGTAGCCAGCAGCGTGGTTGCGTGGCGACTGATCTCCAAGAGAATCGAGGAGACGGCTTAGGCGCAAGTCCTAAGTCAGGGGACCTTCAATCACTGGCCTTGCTTTCGCGTGCCCAGCCGCGAAGCACGGCGTGGCATTCCTCTTCCAGCAGCTCTAATAATTGCTTCATGTGCTCGTTGCGAGTGCGGAAATTTACCGGATTAATGCGGAACCACGATTTACCCTTGAGCTCCGTAGTCGAGATCCAGAATTTGCCGCTCTGCTCAACTCGCCGCGCCACCTCGGCGTGCAATTCCTTGGCTTGCGCTGAGTCGAGATCGGCGGCGCAGTAGCGAATGCAGATTGCCGACATGGGCGGATCGCTCGCCGCCTCGAACTCACGATGCTTCCCTGCCAACGAATACAGATATTTCGCCTGGCGCACGTTGTTGTCGATCCACTCGGCGATCTGGCGCGCGCCGTAGCGCTTGAAGCTCATCCAGACCTTGAGACTGCGAAAACGCCGTGACTGCTCGAAGCCGTGGACGTAATACTGGTAGCGCTCGCTCTCGCGATCGAGTTCGTCGGTCAGATATGCCGGCTTCATGCCGAAGGAAGCCGTCAGCCGCCGCTCGTCTTTGGCCAGGATCGCCCCCGCATCGAGCGGCGCATAGAACCATTTGTGAGGGTCGATGGTGATCGAATCGGCCAGCTCCAGGCCGTGATCCAGCATGGCGAATTCGTGCGAGAGCAGCATCCCGCCGCCATAGGCGGCGTCGGCATGAAGCCACATGCCCTCGCGATCGGCGATCTTTCTCAGCTCATGCAGAGGATCGATGGCACCGGTATTGGTGGTGCCAAAAATCCCGACGATGCACATCGGGCGCACGCCGCGCTTGTGGTCGTCTGCGATAGCCGATTCGAGGGCATCCAGGCGCACGCGAAATTCGGCATCGGTGGGCAAGGCACGAAGCCCCGCGCGGCCCAGGCCCACCGCATCGACCGCCTTATCCACGGAAACGTGGCGTTCTTCGGACGCATACACAGCCCATTTTTCGTGAACCCCGTCGTGCTGGGCACGGTCGCGCGAAGCCCAATCCCGGGCCAGCTTGATGCCAATGAAGTTGGCCATCATGCCGCCGCTGGTGAGATTGCCTCCGGCTCGAGGGCCGTAACCGGCCAGATCCGTAAGCCAGCGAACCACTCTGCGTTCCATCGCTACCGCCGATGGGCCAATGGTGTAAGCGCCGATGTTCTGGTTCAGTGCCGAGCAGATGAAGTCGGCAATCACGCCTACGGGATTCGGCGAAGGAGTAATCAGGCCCATATAACCTGGGTGTCCGACGTGCGTGCAATAAGGCAGAAGCTTCTCTTCCAGCTCGTCCAGGACTTGCGTAGCCGGTTTGGGCTCCTGGGGCAAGGGCTCGGCAAAAAGCTCGGTGAGCAGGCTGGGCTCGACGTCAGGAAAGACCGGCTTCTCTTCGATGTGCTCCAGGTACTCCGCCAGCAGGTCAACCACGCGGTGCCCGATTTGCCGAAATTCACCTGCGTCCATGAGTGCACCTCAGCTCTGAGTGTATCCGATGGCAAGCATTCGACTGGAGTCGGCTGCCCCAAGTCCATCCGAATCTTGCTGCCGTAGTTTTATGCGCACGCCTTTTGGGAGACAAGGTGCGGATTTGCTCTGCATCGCCGCCTGACTTCTGGAGATCGAATCCAGTGAACGGAGCAACCGGAGGGTCCGATGAATATTCTGACTGTGAATTTTCTGTTCAGTACATTTGTGTTCTGGGTCGCCGCCCGGATCTACCTCTTCCCAAAACTCGCAGGGCTGAAACCTCAAACCCTGCTGCTCCCGATTCTCCTACTGCATGCAATGCGCCATCTCGGACTCATGTTTCTGGCGCCCGGAGCCACCTATGCCGGAATTCCGCGGCAATTCGCTTATCCGGCGGCACTCGGGGACCTGCTCGCTGCCTTGCTGGCTCTGGTCGCGATTCTCGCCCTTGTGAGAAACGCGTCAGCCAGTCAAGTTCTGGTATGGATTTTCAACATCGAAGGAACACTGGACCTGTTCAACGCTATAGCACTGGCTAACATCCATGACGCGCAACGCTACATGGGTCCGGCCTACTGGATTCCCGCTTTCTGGGTTCCGGCGCTGCTCGTGACCCACTACATCACCTTTGTCTTCCTCTGGAAGCACTGGAAGGGCGCGACCCAGTAAGCCAATTGCTGGGGGCGGACCGAAAATGGGAAACCGCCGCCGACTCCTCTTTCCCAAATCGGCACCAACGACCGCAAGCCTGTCAGGGATCACAATTCCCGCCCTTCCCAGGGCGCACAATACTGGCATCGAGGCCCGCTCCGGAGGTTCTTATGCCATTCCTCGACGCTCCTCTCGCTGTCCTCGCTTACTCGGGTACGAATTCCAACCTCGACCTGGAAGACAATCTTACGGAAGAGCAAGAGCCGGTCTGCCCGGAATGCGGGGAACTCCTCTACGATCTCAGTGGCGATGAATGGCCGCAGCGCTGCCCGGAATGCGGCGCGAACGTAGGCTAACCTCGGCTGAGACGGGCCAAAGCTGCGGCGCGGCAAAAGTTATGGGTGCGGGTTGATGGTTTACCGTCCAGCTGTTAGCATATTTGTTACATTCCACCAGGGCAGATTTCCAAAATGCACCAGCAGTACCCCTCTCCCCACAATTCAGCCGGAAAGACCTCACCCCGGCTGCCCCATAAAAACAGAACGGCGTCCACCTGGCAGAGTATTGCGCAACAAATTTCAGAAGAAAGAAATCCTGAGCGTCTTAGCGAGCTGGTACAGGAATTGAATCGCGCGCTCGATGAGCACCTGGAACGCAAGAGACAATCCTAGTTCACCGCTTGCCCCTGTCCTACAGTAACCAGCAACTATCGCCGGTCGTGCGGGTTTCAAGTCTGCGTCAGTAGAAACAGCTCCCCCAGAATCCAAATCTCTGGAGTGTGTCATGCGACGTGTGTTTTCGCTTGCGGCATTGGCCGCAATCCTGACGTTCACTTTCACGGCATGCGGAGGGGGAGCTGGTTCCGGCAGCACGAACAACACCCAAGGCGACACTGGGGCTACGTTCGTCACGGCGGAAGATGCCCCACTGCCCTCCGTGCTGGCGTTCAATGTAACTATTAACAGCATCACTCTGAACAATTCTTCCAGCAGCGTGAACGCGCTGTCGGAAGCCACCACGGTGGATTTCGCCCGCCTGCTAGGGCTGCGGACGCTGCTGGCGTTTAATGCGGTGCCCGCAGGAACCTACACCAGCGCCACATTCAGCATGTCGAATCCCGTAGTCTCGTACCTCGATTTGAGCCAGAATCCGCCGGGCGTGGGCACGATCAACGGATCATTCACGGCACCCAACAACACAACTTCTTCCACGACCACGGTGACGGTTTCGTTTTCGAAGCCGATGGTAGTAACTGCGAATGGGCTCTCGGGGCTGCATGTGGAATTTGATTTACGCCAGTCACTGCAGGTCGACGGCACAGGGCAGGTGACCGGCGTTGTCAATCCGCAAATCGATCTTCGCCCGGTGGCTCCGAAAGACGATGACGCGCAAATCACGGACCTTCGCGGAGGGCTGGTGTCGGTCAACGTGGCGGGCAACTCGTTCGTGATCCAGCGGCTGCATGGGCACCAGATCACGATCGATGTGAACAGCTCCACCACTTACAGCGGCACCAACAACCTCAGCACGCTCACCACTCCGGCGGTGATCGAAGTGGACGGCACGGTGCAGAACGATGGCAGCGTGCTGGCGAGTTCGGTGGAAGTGGTGACGCATCATGCGAACTTCATCAGCGGCCGCATCGTGGCCGTGAATCCCACGAGCGGCCCGGCACAAACCGTCACGCTGCTGGTAGGAGAAGAGTGGCCGGATATCGCCAACATTCAGGTTGGCTTCCCGGTTACGCTCGACGTCAGCCAGGTGCAGGACTACGACATCTGTCATGTCGACAACTGGTTTACCAACTTCCTGTTCAACAATTCCGAATTGGTGGTTGGGCAACGAATCGCGATCGGCGGCACGCTGGATACCACGCAGAACCCTGCCGTTCTTGTGCCGCAGCGAGTGGTGCTGCGCCGGCAGGGAGTTGAAGGCGAC
Above is a window of Terriglobales bacterium DNA encoding:
- a CDS encoding MFS transporter, which codes for MRSPCDEAAIQSTGAETPCRKESRPWILAATILGSSMAFIDGTVVNVALPALQSSLHASVVDVQWVVESYGLFLAALILAGGVLGDMFGRRLMFLLGVSIFAAASIACAVAATINQLVIARSVQGVGAALMVPGSLSIISASFDGETRGKAIGTWSGFTAITTAIGPILGGWLIEHVSWRWVFWINIPLAAAVIVISLWHVPESRNPEAHDVDWLGAVTATVALAGLVYGLIDSSSRGWGHPLVWGSLIVGAGGLILFVLLEARERSPMVPLGLFKSRNFSGANLLTLFLYSALGIFFFLFPMNLIQVQGYSATATGAAALPVILLMFSLSRWSGGLVSRYGPRTPLIIGPLIAAAGFALFAVPSIGGSYWRTFFPGFLILGFGMAVSVAPLTTAVMSSVGQGRSGTASGVNNAVARLAGVLAIAVFGLVMIGVFSSRLNESLAKVSIPEPISHEIQSQEVRLAALTLPAGLDANTAKEVKMQISRAFVSGFRAIMLICATLSVASSVVAWRLISKRIEETA
- a CDS encoding ester cyclase — its product is MSDIIERQREIVARHIRGENEHDWDAVYDTFVQDKRAHYDVVPLGASFRGIEGVRGFYQSIAAALPDLRVEVVSEFDVPGCSIREVVTSGTHRGEFAGIKPLGNAIRIQMAAFYTFDSDSRKLVSEKIYYDQASVMEQMQRGQNSVVA
- the rpsI gene encoding 30S ribosomal protein S9 yields the protein MAEQVEYYGTGRRKSSVARVFLRPGSGEIKVNDHPFDQYFVTVSQRVEARQPLVATDTAANFNAVITVAGGGVNGQAGAVKMGIARALLQFNPELRSKLKGEGFLTRDSRAKERKKYGQKGARKRFQFSKR
- a CDS encoding DUF4382 domain-containing protein; its protein translation is MRRVFSLAALAAILTFTFTACGGGAGSGSTNNTQGDTGATFVTAEDAPLPSVLAFNVTINSITLNNSSSSVNALSEATTVDFARLLGLRTLLAFNAVPAGTYTSATFSMSNPVVSYLDLSQNPPGVGTINGSFTAPNNTTSSTTTVTVSFSKPMVVTANGLSGLHVEFDLRQSLQVDGTGQVTGVVNPQIDLRPVAPKDDDAQITDLRGGLVSVNVAGNSFVIQRLHGHQITIDVNSSTTYSGTNNLSTLTTPAVIEVDGTVQNDGSVLASSVEVVTHHANFISGRIVAVNPTSGPAQTVTLLVGEEWPDIANIQVGFPVTLDVSQVQDYDICHVDNWFTNFLFNNSELVVGQRIAIGGTLDTTQNPAVLVPQRVVLRRQGVEGDLVAGSVNIVSGNQGSFQIQNSRLFGYILGAPLDVSTSNFTRFRNINGLSGLAAAGSAKVGTYGLVLKDNSTGNPRMYSHWVTVLP
- the rplM gene encoding 50S ribosomal protein L13, coding for MSTYFPKEGEIVRKWLVVDAAGQTLGRLSTRVARLLSGKDNPRFTPFIDTGDHVVVINAEKIKLTGLKADEKVYRRYSGYPGGLKEEDFRKRFARKPEQVVEDAILGMLPKTKLGRAMGRKLKVYRGEKHPHQAQKPEAVAIAG
- a CDS encoding translation elongation factor Ts, which codes for MGTTTVNISANQVRELRDKTGAPMMDCKNALTEAKGNMDEAIVLLRKRGAAIMQKKAARATSEGSVASYIHAGGKIGVLVEVNCESDFVARTDDFKELVHDLAMHIAASDPKFIRKEDVTPEAYEKEKDIYRAQAAATGKPANVVEKIVEGKMAKFYEEVCLYEQPFIKDQTISVSQLIGQKIGKLGENIAVRRFARFKVGEAGATIAISTPKTQDGSDGEAAAPVAK
- the frr gene encoding ribosome recycling factor; amino-acid sequence: MAQTMAGIPALKESFGQLRGRMDKAVEDFRREMAAVRTGRASVHMLDSVQIEYYGSMMPLNQVAQVHAPEAQLITVQPFDPSSLPGIEKAIRSADLGLNPMNDGKIIRVPVPPLTQERRKEMVKHLHKVLEDHRTAIRNVRRDGNETIKKALKDKKITEDEERRALEDIQKLTDDEIKKMEEMSKAKEKEVLEV
- the rpsB gene encoding 30S ribosomal protein S2, with product MANISMKELLEAGVHFGHQTKRWNPKMKEYIFGERNGIYIIDLQKTLKMFKEASNFIRDLAGERKSVMFVGTKRQAQDAIAEEAQRCSMFYINQRWLGGLLTNWVTVQKSVKRLKELDEMATDGRYELLPKKEVIRLERERKHLQANLAGIKEMTRLPDAIFVIDSNKEQIAVREARKLGIPVVAVVDTNCDPTEVDYVIPGNDDALRAIRLFASKIADSVIEGSQAATDKQVEDVHAAQAAVAAVAVAAEGELPEGAVLSEFAAEEEAGEDISMEDVLRGGGKKQPATAEAESEPEVRHAEPQTL
- a CDS encoding pyridoxal-dependent decarboxylase — protein: MDAGEFRQIGHRVVDLLAEYLEHIEEKPVFPDVEPSLLTELFAEPLPQEPKPATQVLDELEEKLLPYCTHVGHPGYMGLITPSPNPVGVIADFICSALNQNIGAYTIGPSAVAMERRVVRWLTDLAGYGPRAGGNLTSGGMMANFIGIKLARDWASRDRAQHDGVHEKWAVYASEERHVSVDKAVDAVGLGRAGLRALPTDAEFRVRLDALESAIADDHKRGVRPMCIVGIFGTTNTGAIDPLHELRKIADREGMWLHADAAYGGGMLLSHEFAMLDHGLELADSITIDPHKWFYAPLDAGAILAKDERRLTASFGMKPAYLTDELDRESERYQYYVHGFEQSRRFRSLKVWMSFKRYGARQIAEWIDNNVRQAKYLYSLAGKHREFEAASDPPMSAICIRYCAADLDSAQAKELHAEVARRVEQSGKFWISTTELKGKSWFRINPVNFRTRNEHMKQLLELLEEECHAVLRGWARESKASD
- the pyrH gene encoding UMP kinase, with the protein product MVQAIFKRILLKLSGEALAANQGFGVDPSRIHEIAAELADVHSLGVQIAIVVGGGNFFRGVAVQAKNMDRVSADHMGMLATVINALALQDALEKQGIYTRVQSAIEMNQVAEPFIRRRAIRHLEKGRIVIFAGGTGNPYFSTDTAASLRAMEIKADAILKATKVDGIYDADPIIVKDAKMFPNISYLDILQRGLKVMDATAISLCRDNNLPIVVFNLNHQGNIRRVVLGERVGSLVSA